ACGAACTTGTCGACCACCTTGGCGACCACATCCTTCGGCAGGTGCCCGAACGAGATGATCGCGTCGAGACGGTTGCGGAATTCCGGCGCGAACAGCTTGTTGATCGCCTCCACGTCGTCGCCCGTGCGCTTCGATTGGGTGAAGCCGTAGGCCGACTTGGCCAGGTCCGAGGCGCCCGCATTGGTGGTCATGATGATGATGACGTTGCGGAAATCGACCTGCTTGCCGTTGTGATCGGTCAGCTTCCCGTGGTCCATCACCTGCAGCAGGATGTTGAACAGGTCCGGATGCGCCTTCTCGATCTCGTCGAGGAGGAGCACGCAGTGCGGGTGCTGGTCGATCCCGTCGGTGAGCAGGCCGCCCTGGTCGAAGCCCACGTAGCCGGGGGGCGCGCCGATCAGGCGGCTCACCGTGTGGCGCTCCATGTATTCCGACATGTCGAAGCGCAGCATCTCGACGCCGAGCGAGGCGGCGAGCTGCTTGGCGGCCTCGGTCTTGCCGACGCCGGTCGGGCCCGCGAACAGGTACGAGCCGATCGGCTTGTCCGGGTCGCGCAGGCCGGCGCGGGCCAGCTTGATCGCCGAGGTCAGGGCCTCGATCGCGTTCGGCTGGCCGTAGACCACGCGCTTCAAGTTCTCGGTCAGGTGCTGGAGCACCACCGCGTCGTCCTTGGAGACGGTCTTCGGCGGGATCCGGGCCATCGTGGCGATGGTCGCCTCGATCTCCTTGATGCCGATGGTGCGCTTGCGGCGCGCCTCGGGCACCAGCATCTGCGAGGCGCCGGTCTCGTCGATCACGTCGATCGCCTTGTCGGGCAGCTTGCGGTCGTTGATGTAGCGCGCCGACAGCTCCACCGCGGCCTTCACGGCCTCGGTCGTGTACTTGAGCTTGTGGAACTCCTCGAAATACGGACGCAGGCCCTTCACGATCTCGATCGTATCGGGGATCGACGGCTCGTTGACGTCGATCTTCTGGAACCGGCGCACCAGGGCGCGGTCCTTCTCGAAGTACTGGCGGTACTCCTTGTAGGTGGTCGAGCCGATGCAGCGCAGCGTGCCGGAGGCCAAAGCAGGCTTGAGAAGGTTCGACGCGTCCATGGCGCCGCCCGAGGTCGCACCGGCGCCGATCACCGTGTGGATCTCGTCGATGAACATGATGGCGTTCGGGTGCGCCTCGATCTCCTTCATCACCTGCTTCAGGCGCTCCTCGAAGTCGCCCCGGTAGCGGGTGCCGGCGAGCAGCGTGCCCATGTCGAGCGAGAAGACCGTCGCGTCGGCCAGAACCTCCGGCACCTCGTGCTGGATGATCTTGCGCGCCAGCCCTTCCGCGATCGCGGTCTTGCCGACGCCGGGATCGCCGACCAGAAGCGGGTTGTTCTTCTGCCGGCGGCAGAGCACCTGGATGGTGCGCTGGACCTCGGTCTCGCGGCCGATCAGCGGGTCGATCTTGCCGTCGCGCGCCTTCTTGTTGAGGTTGACGCAGTAGGCGTCGAGTGCGTCGCCCTTCTTCTTGGCGCCGCCGCGGGGATCGCCCTCGTCGCTCGGCCGCTCGGAGGCGCCTTCGTCCTCGGCGCCGCGCACCGGCTTCGACTCGGAGGCGCCGGGCCGCTTGGCGATGCCGTGGCTGATGTAGTTGACCGCGTCGTAGCGGGTCATGTCCTGCTCCTGCAGGAAGTAGGCGGCGTGGCTCTCGCGCTCGGCGAAGATCGCCACCAGCACGTTCGCCCCCGTCACCTCCTCGCGACCCGAGGACTGGACATGGATCACGGCCCGCTGAATCACGCGCTGGAACCCGGCCGTGGGCTTGGCGTCCTGCCGGCCGTCGCCGGTGAGGTTGGAGAGTTCGGTGTCGACGTAGTCGACGAGGCTGCGCTTGAGCGTGTCGATCTCGACGTTGCAGGCGCGCATGACCGCGGCCGCGTCCTGGTCGTCCACGAGGGCGAGCAGGAGATGCTCCAGCGTCGCGTATTCGTGACGGCGCTCCCCGGCGAGCGCCAGAGCGCGGTGGAGGGCTTGTTCTAGGCTGCGTGAGAAGCTTGGCAAAGCTGGCCTCTGTGTGGGTGCCTACCGCGAGCGGCGCCTATTTCTTTTCCATAACGCACTGGAGAGGATGTTGGTGTTTGCGCGCGAAGTCCATGACCTGCGTCACCTTGGTCTCCGCCACCTCGTAGGTGAAGACCCCGCACTCTCCGACCCCGTTCTGATGCACGTGCATCATGATGTGATAGGCGTCCTCGTGGCTCTTATTGAAGAACCGCTCGACCACCAGCACCACGAACTCCATCGGCGTGTAGTCGTCGTTGAGGAGGAGCACCCGGTAGAGACTCGGCCGCTTGGTGCGGGGCTTCGTGCGGGTGATGATCGCGGTGTTGGACCGGTCGTCGCCTCCCGGGGCGCGCGAGCCGGACGCCGTGATCGCGCTGCGCGCCGGCCGGAGAACCCTCGTCGAAATCGCGGTGCCCTGCATGGGGACCTGTATCATGTGCGTCGAACCGATCCCTCGATTGGAGCGGGCGTCGCCGACCCTAGCGGGCGAACCTGTCCTGGCCCTGCCGGGGGCAGCGCTCAGCTCCACGGTCATTAATCTACAGACGGTGAGCCGACTTCGCCAGACGCCTGTGCGCGTTTGTCCGCCCCGCGAAGCTTGCGTCCGGCGCAGGTCCGCCGACGCCCAGGTCAGGGTCGGTCGCCGCGCGACGCCACCGGATTCATGAGATCACCGGCCAGTGTCGCCACGAGGCTGTTGGCCGCCGTCGCGCGCGCAGTGAAACGCTCGCCGGCGCGGCTCAGATAGGCCGTCTGCACCGCGAGGACCTCGGCCGGGTTGCGAGCCGCAGCGAGGCGCTGCGCCGTAGCGGCCAGGTCGTCGAGCCCCTGCCTGGCGGAATCGAGCCACTCGATGCCGAGCGTCTGAGCCGTCCGGGTCGCGTGACCGAGTCGACGCAGCGCCAAGCGCGTCCCGGCGGAGGGCGGGAATGCGGGGAAGGCGCGATCGTTCGACATGGGCCGACCTCCAGGCCGCCGCCGGCCCTGAAGGCCATACTCGACCGGCACGGCCAGCGAATGCGGATCTGCGCCGACTTTGTGCGCCGCGTCAGCGAGCGTCAAGCCGGCGCGCCCGGGCGCCGATAAGTGGCCTCCCAAACGCAGGGATCCGGTACTCGAAGCGTCGGCATTAACGGGCCTGTAACTGCGCTTGCCTAACTCTCCGATGATGCAGCGGGGCCACGCGATCAAGGCGGGCTCACGCAGGGGACACGACCGGCGAGCGCCGGTTTCGCGAGGCAATCAGGCGTGATGCGTAGCGTAGTAGGCCGCTCCCGGACCATCCCCGCGCTGCCGGCCGCCCTCGCGGCCGCGGCGGTCCTGACGGCTCTCGCCTCGCCGGCGGAAGCCAGGCGCGGGCGGCATCACCATCACGTGCGCGCCGGCGGCGGCTACAACCCGCCCTACGCCGCCATGGTCGTCGACGTGAAGAGCGGCAAGACCCTGCACGCGGTGAACGAGGACGCCCTGCGCCACCCGGCCTCGATCACCAAGGTCATGACGCTCTACATGCTGTTCGAGCAGATGGAGCGCGGGAAGTTCGCCCTCGATTCCGACCTGACCATCTCGGCCCACGCCGCCGCGCAGGCACCCTCGAAGCTGGGTCTGCGCCCGGGTCAGACCATCTCGGTCGAGGACGCCATCAAGGCGATCGTGACGAAGTCGGCCAACGACGTGGCCTGCGCCATCGGCGAGAACATCGCCGGCTCCGAGGAGCGCTTCGCCGAGATGATGACCGCGAAGGCCCGCGCGCTCGGCATGAGCCGGACGCACTACGCCAACGCTTCGGGCCTGCCCGATCCTGACCAGATCACCACAGCCCGCGATCTGACCGTGCTGGCCCGGGCGATCCAGGACCGGTTCCCGCACTACTACCGCTACTTCCAGACCCGCTCCTTCGCCTTCCGCGGCCGGGTGATCGGCAACCACAACCACCTGCTGGGCAACGTCCAGGGCGTGGACGGGATCAAGACCGGCTACACCCGCGATTCCGGCTTCAACCTGATGACCGCCGCGAAGTCCGAGGGCCGCCAGATCGTGGCGATCGTGCTCGGCGGCAAGTCGGGCGCGAGCCGCGACCGGATCATGGCCGACCTCGTCCGCTCCAGCCTGCCGCGGGCCTATGCCGGCGCGCGGATCTCGGCGCCCGTCACCGAGGTGGCCGAGCGCGCCCGCCCGGCGGTGGTCGCCGACGCGGTCTCACGGACCCGCACGCAGGTCGCGTCCGCCGACGACGAGGATGTCGAGACCACCGGCACCACGGGCGAACCCCTCGATCTCGCGCCGTCCAAGACGACGACGCCGGGCGGCACCTGGAAGCCCGGCCCGCAGGGCATCCCGAAGGCCGCGCAGGCCTATGCCGGCGCCGGCAGTGCCCAGGCCCCGTTCCCGGGCGCGACCAAGTCGGCCGCCCGCGTGGCCTCGGTCGAACGCGACGAGCCGCCGAAGGCGGTCTCCGGCGCGCGCGTCGTCCCCACCGCCTGGGTGATCCAGCTCGGCGCCATGGACGACGAGACCAAGGCCCGCTCGATGCTCTCGGAGGCGCGCGCCAAGGTGGGCAGCACCCTCTCGAAGGCGGCCCCCTACACGGTGAAGGTCGAGCACGGCGGCACGACCCTGTTTCGCGCCCGCTTCTCGGGCTTCGCCGAGCAGGATTCTGCCCAGGAGGCCTGCTCGGCCCTGAAGCGCAGCGGCTTCAGCTGCTTCGCGACCCGGAGCTGAGCACCTCACGATGGTGCGACGCGCAGGCGCGTCGAAACGGTGATCCCGCGGGGTGTCCGCCCGCGGTCCAGCATCTGTAGATCTCTGACAACGCGCGTGGAGTTTAGCGATGTCGGTTCAGAAGCCTGTCCCGGGCCGCGTTGACACGCGCCGCCCGCTCGGCGCTTCCCCCCTGGTCGGGGTGGGCGCTCTTCATGAGAGACCGGTGGGCCGACCGGATCTGCTCAGCGGTCGCCCCGCGCTGAAGCCCCAGGATCTGGTACGCCTCCTCCTGCGTCATCGTCCCTGGGTTCGGCGGGCGGCGCGGCCGCGGGTCTCGATCGCGCTCAGCGTCTACACGCCAGCCGGGCGCCCGGCGGTCGAGATACGGCTCTAGCAGGGCCGCCCCGGCGGCGTCGCGCTGGCGGCAGAGCCGCAGCAGGTCGATCACCGCCTCCGCCGGCATGGCATCGAGCCGCGCGCCGGCGTCCGGCCCGGCCAAGACCCGGCCCGTGTACAGTGTGCCGTCCGGGTTCAGCTGCGCCTCCAGCAGCGCCGTCCGGACGCGATTTTCCGGCTGTCGCGCTCCGAAGGGGCGCTTCAGGAGGCGCGCGAGGCGCGCGGTCATCGATGCCTGCCCCTCGATCAGCCAGATCCCGCTGAGCCCGAGGAGCGCCGCGAGGACGAGGTTGCCGCGGAACAGGAGGAAGCCGGCTGCCAGGAGCGCGAAGGCGCCGAAGGCCGGCCAGCGGACGGGCCCGAGCACGGCGCCGGCCCCCTGACCGAGGGCGCGCTTGAGCCGTCGGCCGAGGCCGCCGCTGTTCTTCGACAGCCACCACAGCGTCAGGCAGGCGAGCAGGCCGGCAAACAGCGCCATCGCTAGCGCCGCACACCGAACTCGGACGTGACCCGGCCGCCGAACCGCAGCGTCGTCCCGTCCCCCAGGTCGTATTCACCCGAGCGCCGCTTCGGCTCGGCCCCGACAGGCCCAGCGCCGCAGCCGGGTTGCGGTGGCAGGCGCACGCCCTCAGGCAGGTCCTCCGGACAGAGCTTCGACCGCCGCGGCTGTTCCGCGGCCGAAACGGGACCGATTGCCGAGAGGGCGAGGAGCGCCGCGAGCGTGCGCGCGTTCATCGGCGGTTCTCCGCGACGTCGGCCGTCGTGAGCCGGACCTGCCGGACCCGGCCATCGCGTTCGACCTTGAGGGTTACGGCCGTGCCGAGTCCCGCTTCCTCGATGGCCGCCGTGAGGTCGGCCAGCCGGTGGACCGGGTGCCCGTTGGCCTCGACGATCACGTCGCCGATATCGCCGGTCTGCAGATCGACGCCGCGCAGGCCGGCCTGGGCCGCCGGGGATCCGGGCAGGACCCGCACGATCACCACGCCGTCGATCCCGAGACGCGCCGTGGCCGCCTCCTGGGCGGCGATGATCCCGATGCCGGGGTTGCGCACCCGGCCCACCCGGATCAGCTCCGGCACGACGCGGTTCACGACGTCGACGGGGATCGCGAAGCCGATCCCGGCGCTGGCGCCCGAAGGCGACACGATGGCGGTGTTGACGCCGATCAGCCGGCCGGCGGAATCGAGGAGCGGCCCCCCGGAATTGCCGGGATTGATCGCCGCATCCGTCTGGATGACGCCGGAGAGTTCGCGACCCTCGCTGGTCGGCATCCGCCGCCGCACAGCGCTGATCACACCGGTCGTCAGCGTGTGGTCGAGGCCGAACGGGTTGCCGATGGCGAAGGTCGACTGCCCGACCTTGAGGTCCGCCGAGGTGCCGATCGCCAGGGGCGGCGGCATCTGGGTCACCCGCCCGAGCCGCAGGACCGCGAGGTCGTAGGACGGCGCAAGGCCGACCAGGGTGGCCGAGACCACCGTGCCGTCGCTCAACCGGACCGACACGAAGCCGCCGCTCTGCGCGGCATTTTGCACCACATGCGTGTTGGTGACCACATGGCCGGCGCCGTCCCAGACGAAGCCGGTCCCGGTCTGCGTGCCGCCCTGCTCGCCGCCGCCCTCGTCGAGGTCGAGGAGGTCGCGGTTCTGCGCCGCACCCTGTGCGAACACGTGAACGACCGATGGGCTCGCCCGCTCGAACAGGGCAATCGTGGCCGTCTCGGACTGGGCGAGATCGCCCCGCGCCGTCACGGCCCGCGGCGCATCGGCCGAGTAGAGCAGCGGCTGCAGGTAGGGCTGGGCGACGTAGAGCGCCAGCAGGACCAGAACCGCGGCGAGCACGATGCGCACGGTGCGATCCGGCACGGGTGTCTCCGATACAGGGGCCCTCGCCGGGCGCGGGCCTTAAGTGCGCGTTCAGGATCGGGGCGTCAACAAGGATGCAGACCGCCGCCGACACACGCCACACGTGTTCTGGCACACACCGGAAGGCGGCCCTTACTGGCTAACGGAATGGTCATCATTCGAGAGCCACAATTCTCGCAAGTCGACATCAGGCAATCCGTGCTCAATAGAGATATGGAACAACTCACTGGCCCTCGTCTGGTGTCTCAGCACCGGGAGCCGGCTGCGTAATCCGCCAGAATTGATCGCAAAGCTGCCGCAGAGATGCTTGCTTTGACGCGCAGACCATCGATCCCCGCCGTCCGCAGGTACGGACGGGCGGCGGCGATCTGAACGGTCCAAAACGGTTCGGAAGGACGAGTACCCATGGAAACCGAAGCTCTGGAACGGCCCGCTGATCTGACGATCTGGCGCACGGCCCCGGCGAGCACCCCGCTCGCGCAGCCCGAGCGCTACCAGACCCTGCGCGAGGCCATCGCGGCCGCCGCTGGCGCCCTGGCCGATCCAGCCAAGCAGCCCTGGATCATCACCGAGGAAGGCGAGATCCTCTCGCCGAACTGGATCCGCACGTACCTGAACTGAAGAACGGGGATAGCGGGGAGGGCGGAACGAGCCCGTCCGGGCGGGCATGCGAGGCCGCGGCCGTCGCGAAGCCACGGTCCCTCAAGGCAATGTTCACCCCACGATCCCGGGGCCGCACGGTGGAACCCGGGATCCGCAATCGTTGTGGGTTGAGGGTCCGATTCGACAGCGGCTGCAGATCGGCTGCCACAGGCGTGTCTCTCGACGGGTCGGGCATCGCCGCCCACGCTGGCCCGCGATACCGGCCGCGTGACCGGGCTTGGCATCTCCGGCAGCCGAGCGACCCCGCGGGCGCGCGATCGTTCCCGACCCTGTCCCCGACGCGACGGGCCCCTCGGCCTCCGGACCTGCGCGAGACCGCTCCGCAGTCGACCGCTCTGCAGTTCTTCGGTGCCCGTGGTCGAAACCCGGCCCCTGATCGAGGGGCGTCGCCGCCGACCCTAAGGCTCCGTTTACCATTCCTGCACAGGATCCGGCCCGACCCGCGCGGATCGGCATCCGCGCGGCCTGGAGTCGTCGCCCGGCATGATGTCACGCGCGGAACGCACCCCCCTGACGGACTGGTGGTGGACGGTGGATCGCGGGCTGCTCGCGGCCCTGTTCGCGCTGATGATCGCGGGCCTCGTCTTCCTGATGGGCGGCGGTCCGCCGGTCGCCGAGCGGATCGGCCTGCCGACCTTCTATTTCCTGAACCGGCAGGCGATGTACCTCGCCCCGACCATCCTGCTGATCTGCGCGGTCTCGTTCCTGTCGCTGCGCGGCATCCGCCGGCTGGCGCTGATCACCTGGGTCTGCGGCGTCGTGCTGTGCCTGCTCGCCGGCAAGTTCGGCCCCGAGATCAAGGGCGCGCACCGCTGGATCCAGTTCGGCTCCTTCGGCCTCCAGCCGTCCGAGTTCGTCAAACCCGCCTTCGTGGTGGTGGCCGCCTGGGCCTTCTCGGAGGGCGCGCAGCGCCGTGACATGCCGGGCGGGATCCTGGCGCTGCTGCTCCTGCCGATCACCATCGTGCCGCTGCTGCTGCAGCCCGATTTCGGCCAGACCATGCTGATTACCATGGTGTGGTGCGCGCTGTTCTTCGTCGCCGGCCTCCACCTGATCTGGGTGGCGGTGCTCGGCGTGCTCGGCCTCGGGGGTGTGTTTGCGGCGTATCTGTTCTTCCATCACGTCCGCGAGCGCTTCAACAAGTTCCTCGACAAGGATTCGGGCGGCGGCTTCCAGGATTTCTGGTCGCGGGAATCGTTCCGGTCGGGCGGCTGGTTCGGCACCGGCCCGGGGGAGGGGGTGGCCAAGCGCCACCTGCCGGACGCGCACACGGACTTCATCTTCTCCGTCACCGGCGAGGAGTTCGGCGTGATCGTCTGCCTGTGCCTCGTGGCCCTGTTCGCCTACATCGTGCTGCGCGGCCTCAAGCTCGCACGGCGCACCGACGACACCTTCTCGCGCCTGGCGATCACCGGCCTGACCACGCTGTTCGGCCTCCAGGCCTGCATCAACATGGCGGTGAACACGCAACTCATGCCCGCCAAGGGCATGACGCTGCCCTTCGTCTCCTACGGCGGCTCGTCGCTGATCTCCCTGGCGCTCGGCACCGGCTTCCTCGTCGCCCTGACCCGCAAGCGTCCCCGCACCGTGATGCTCAGCCAGAAGCCCCCGGGCACCGCGCCCGCCACCGTCGCCGGGGTGATGCGGTGACGGTCTTCACCCCCACGATCCTGCTCTGCGCGGGCGGCACCGGCGGCCACCTGTTCCCGGCCGAGAGCCTCGCCCACGCGCTGCGCGCCCGCGGCATCCGGGTGGCGCTCGCCACCGACGCCCGGGTCGACGCGATCGCCGCCGAGTTCCCGGCCTCCGAGGTGGTGACCATCGCGTCGGCGACGCCGTCCGGCCGCTCGCCGCTGAAGCGGGCCGGCGCGGTGCTGACGCTCGGCCGCGGCTTCGGCGTGGCCGCCAAGGAGATCCGCCGGATCAACCCGGCCGCCATCGTGGGCTTCGGCGGCTACCCGACCGTGCCGCCGGTGCTCGCCGGTCAGATCCTGCGGGTTCCGACGATCCTGCACGAGCAGAACGCCGTGATGGGCCGGGCCAACGCCTTCCTGGCGCGGGGCGCCCGCACCATCGCGACGGGCTTCAAGGTCGTCCGCGGCGTGCCCGACAAGGCGCGCGCCCCCCGCATCCACACCGGCAACCCGCTCCGCCCCGCGGTGATCGAGGCGTCCAAGATTCCCTATCCGGCCTTCGGGGCGGATGCCGTCCTGCGCCTGCTGGTCTTCGGCGGCAGCCAGGGCGCCCGGGTCATGGGCGAGGTCGTCCCCGAGGCGATCGCGCGCCTGCCCGCCGTCCTGCGCGCCCGGCTGCACCTCGTCCAGCAGGTCCGCCCCGAGGACCTGACCGCGGTGCAGAACCGCTACCTTGCCATGGGGCTCGCCGGGATCGAGGCGGCGCCGTTCTTCAAAGACCTGCCGGCCCGCATGGCGGCGAGCCACCTCGTGGTCTCGCGCTCCGGCGCCTCGACGGTCTCGGAACTCGCGGCGATCGGCCGTCCCTCGATCCTCGTGCCGTTGCCCGGATCTCTCGATCAGGACCAGGCGGCGAACGCCGCGACCCTCGACGCCATCGGCGCGGCGCTGGCGGTGAAGCAGCCCGATTTCACGCCGGACCGCCTCGCCGCGGAACTCACCGCCTGCTTCGCGACGCCGGCAAAATTGACCGCGGCGGCCGATGCGGCCAGAAGCGCGGGCATCCACGACGCCGCCGAGCGGCTGGCCGAGGTCGTCGTCGAGACGGCTGCCCGCACCTGATTCTTGAGGGATTCCGCGACCGGCGGTCCCGCCACCAGA
The sequence above is drawn from the Methylobacterium mesophilicum SR1.6/6 genome and encodes:
- the clpA gene encoding ATP-dependent Clp protease ATP-binding subunit ClpA, producing the protein MPSFSRSLEQALHRALALAGERRHEYATLEHLLLALVDDQDAAAVMRACNVEIDTLKRSLVDYVDTELSNLTGDGRQDAKPTAGFQRVIQRAVIHVQSSGREEVTGANVLVAIFAERESHAAYFLQEQDMTRYDAVNYISHGIAKRPGASESKPVRGAEDEGASERPSDEGDPRGGAKKKGDALDAYCVNLNKKARDGKIDPLIGRETEVQRTIQVLCRRQKNNPLLVGDPGVGKTAIAEGLARKIIQHEVPEVLADATVFSLDMGTLLAGTRYRGDFEERLKQVMKEIEAHPNAIMFIDEIHTVIGAGATSGGAMDASNLLKPALASGTLRCIGSTTYKEYRQYFEKDRALVRRFQKIDVNEPSIPDTIEIVKGLRPYFEEFHKLKYTTEAVKAAVELSARYINDRKLPDKAIDVIDETGASQMLVPEARRKRTIGIKEIEATIATMARIPPKTVSKDDAVVLQHLTENLKRVVYGQPNAIEALTSAIKLARAGLRDPDKPIGSYLFAGPTGVGKTEAAKQLAASLGVEMLRFDMSEYMERHTVSRLIGAPPGYVGFDQGGLLTDGIDQHPHCVLLLDEIEKAHPDLFNILLQVMDHGKLTDHNGKQVDFRNVIIIMTTNAGASDLAKSAYGFTQSKRTGDDVEAINKLFAPEFRNRLDAIISFGHLPKDVVAKVVDKFVLQLEAQLADRNVTIELSDEARDWLVEHGYDDAMGARPMARLIQSTIKTPLADEVLFGKLKDGGAVRVVVRKPEDAEAKAGAKDSLGFDFPAGPVTPKPEKDVTNAAKRHKRTKPRTASRKKTPKDNKGGGGSGGVKTVPKVPLVRA
- the clpS gene encoding ATP-dependent Clp protease adapter ClpS; the encoded protein is MQGTAISTRVLRPARSAITASGSRAPGGDDRSNTAIITRTKPRTKRPSLYRVLLLNDDYTPMEFVVLVVERFFNKSHEDAYHIMMHVHQNGVGECGVFTYEVAETKVTQVMDFARKHQHPLQCVMEKK
- a CDS encoding phasin family protein, translating into MSNDRAFPAFPPSAGTRLALRRLGHATRTAQTLGIEWLDSARQGLDDLAATAQRLAAARNPAEVLAVQTAYLSRAGERFTARATAANSLVATLAGDLMNPVASRGDRP
- a CDS encoding D-alanyl-D-alanine carboxypeptidase; translated protein: MRSVVGRSRTIPALPAALAAAAVLTALASPAEARRGRHHHHVRAGGGYNPPYAAMVVDVKSGKTLHAVNEDALRHPASITKVMTLYMLFEQMERGKFALDSDLTISAHAAAQAPSKLGLRPGQTISVEDAIKAIVTKSANDVACAIGENIAGSEERFAEMMTAKARALGMSRTHYANASGLPDPDQITTARDLTVLARAIQDRFPHYYRYFQTRSFAFRGRVIGNHNHLLGNVQGVDGIKTGYTRDSGFNLMTAAKSEGRQIVAIVLGGKSGASRDRIMADLVRSSLPRAYAGARISAPVTEVAERARPAVVADAVSRTRTQVASADDEDVETTGTTGEPLDLAPSKTTTPGGTWKPGPQGIPKAAQAYAGAGSAQAPFPGATKSAARVASVERDEPPKAVSGARVVPTAWVIQLGAMDDETKARSMLSEARAKVGSTLSKAAPYTVKVEHGGTTLFRARFSGFAEQDSAQEACSALKRSGFSCFATRS
- a CDS encoding DnaJ domain-containing protein; this encodes MALFAGLLACLTLWWLSKNSGGLGRRLKRALGQGAGAVLGPVRWPAFGAFALLAAGFLLFRGNLVLAALLGLSGIWLIEGQASMTARLARLLKRPFGARQPENRVRTALLEAQLNPDGTLYTGRVLAGPDAGARLDAMPAEAVIDLLRLCRQRDAAGAALLEPYLDRRAPGWRVDAERDRDPRPRRPPNPGTMTQEEAYQILGLQRGATAEQIRSAHRSLMKSAHPDQGGSAERAARVNAARDRLLNRHR
- a CDS encoding S1C family serine protease encodes the protein MPDRTVRIVLAAVLVLLALYVAQPYLQPLLYSADAPRAVTARGDLAQSETATIALFERASPSVVHVFAQGAAQNRDLLDLDEGGGEQGGTQTGTGFVWDGAGHVVTNTHVVQNAAQSGGFVSVRLSDGTVVSATLVGLAPSYDLAVLRLGRVTQMPPPLAIGTSADLKVGQSTFAIGNPFGLDHTLTTGVISAVRRRMPTSEGRELSGVIQTDAAINPGNSGGPLLDSAGRLIGVNTAIVSPSGASAGIGFAIPVDVVNRVVPELIRVGRVRNPGIGIIAAQEAATARLGIDGVVIVRVLPGSPAAQAGLRGVDLQTGDIGDVIVEANGHPVHRLADLTAAIEEAGLGTAVTLKVERDGRVRQVRLTTADVAENRR
- a CDS encoding FtsW/RodA/SpoVE family cell cycle protein yields the protein MMSRAERTPLTDWWWTVDRGLLAALFALMIAGLVFLMGGGPPVAERIGLPTFYFLNRQAMYLAPTILLICAVSFLSLRGIRRLALITWVCGVVLCLLAGKFGPEIKGAHRWIQFGSFGLQPSEFVKPAFVVVAAWAFSEGAQRRDMPGGILALLLLPITIVPLLLQPDFGQTMLITMVWCALFFVAGLHLIWVAVLGVLGLGGVFAAYLFFHHVRERFNKFLDKDSGGGFQDFWSRESFRSGGWFGTGPGEGVAKRHLPDAHTDFIFSVTGEEFGVIVCLCLVALFAYIVLRGLKLARRTDDTFSRLAITGLTTLFGLQACINMAVNTQLMPAKGMTLPFVSYGGSSLISLALGTGFLVALTRKRPRTVMLSQKPPGTAPATVAGVMR
- the murG gene encoding undecaprenyldiphospho-muramoylpentapeptide beta-N-acetylglucosaminyltransferase — translated: MTVFTPTILLCAGGTGGHLFPAESLAHALRARGIRVALATDARVDAIAAEFPASEVVTIASATPSGRSPLKRAGAVLTLGRGFGVAAKEIRRINPAAIVGFGGYPTVPPVLAGQILRVPTILHEQNAVMGRANAFLARGARTIATGFKVVRGVPDKARAPRIHTGNPLRPAVIEASKIPYPAFGADAVLRLLVFGGSQGARVMGEVVPEAIARLPAVLRARLHLVQQVRPEDLTAVQNRYLAMGLAGIEAAPFFKDLPARMAASHLVVSRSGASTVSELAAIGRPSILVPLPGSLDQDQAANAATLDAIGAALAVKQPDFTPDRLAAELTACFATPAKLTAAADAARSAGIHDAAERLAEVVVETAART